A single genomic interval of Nonomuraea rubra harbors:
- a CDS encoding copper resistance CopC family protein, which translates to MALFRKAATAALACALLLALPASPAFAHDTLKRSSPAKNAEVSSVEEIELEYSASVKFPFVVLHDATGEEVALGEPRLDGPLVSAEVPEPLTPGSYVIAWRVVSSDGHPIEGEIPFSVKGSSSASASPAGPAAATPPGAAPGTGAAQPSAAAPEQAAGPAVEPAAGRSAEPAGVPGWIWGGLAVLVVLGAFVLFRSSRRRPDREEVNAD; encoded by the coding sequence ATGGCACTTTTCCGCAAGGCCGCCACAGCCGCGCTAGCCTGCGCCCTGCTGCTGGCTCTGCCCGCCTCACCCGCCTTTGCCCACGACACGCTCAAGCGCAGCTCCCCGGCCAAGAACGCCGAGGTCTCCTCGGTCGAGGAGATCGAGCTCGAGTACAGCGCGAGCGTGAAGTTCCCGTTCGTCGTCCTGCACGACGCGACCGGTGAGGAGGTCGCGCTCGGCGAGCCCCGGCTCGACGGGCCGCTGGTGTCCGCCGAGGTGCCGGAGCCGCTCACGCCCGGCTCGTACGTGATCGCCTGGCGTGTCGTTTCCTCCGACGGACATCCCATTGAGGGCGAAATTCCCTTCAGCGTGAAAGGATCATCTTCGGCATCGGCCTCGCCCGCAGGTCCGGCGGCGGCCACACCGCCCGGCGCGGCTCCCGGCACGGGGGCGGCCCAGCCTTCCGCGGCGGCCCCGGAGCAGGCTGCGGGGCCGGCTGTGGAGCCGGCTGCGGGGCGGTCCGCGGAGCCGGCCGGGGTTCCCGGCTGGATCTGGGGCGGGCTGGCGGTGCTGGTGGTGCTGGGCGCGTTCGTGCTGTTCAGGAGCTCGCGCCGGAGGCCCGATCGGGAGGAAGTGAATGCGGATTGA
- a CDS encoding fatty acid desaturase family protein: MTVAETSRPAPEARRGSDFARLSRRIAEAGLLDKRPGYYAMRIGLVAALFGGTWALFAALGDSWWQLGVAVLMAVAFAQVTLLAHDLAHGQISRSRRVSRIAGLIVGNLAVGLSYGWWMDKHTRHHANPNHEEHDPDVAPDVLIWSRRQAEASRGLPRFIGRWQAFLFFPLLTLEGVNLKVSSFRALRRASLKNRGTEGALLVAHVVAYLAAVFVVLPLPMALLFVAVHQACYGVYLGCTFAPNHKGMPVLTAEDELDFLRKQVLTSRNVRGGRVVNTALGGLNFQIEHHLFPSMPTANLRKAQPIVRDYCASLGVDYVECGLLESWGQALRHLHEVGRPLREVRP; this comes from the coding sequence GCGCGACGCGGGAGCGACTTCGCGCGGCTCTCGCGGCGCATCGCCGAGGCCGGGCTGCTCGACAAGCGGCCCGGCTACTACGCGATGCGGATCGGCCTGGTCGCAGCCCTGTTCGGGGGCACGTGGGCGCTGTTCGCCGCGCTCGGCGACTCCTGGTGGCAGCTCGGCGTCGCGGTGCTGATGGCGGTGGCGTTCGCCCAGGTCACGCTGCTGGCCCACGACCTGGCGCACGGGCAGATCTCACGCTCCCGGCGCGTCAGCAGGATCGCCGGGCTGATCGTCGGCAACCTGGCCGTCGGGCTCAGCTACGGCTGGTGGATGGACAAGCACACCCGCCACCACGCCAACCCCAACCACGAGGAGCACGACCCCGACGTGGCGCCCGACGTCCTCATCTGGTCGCGGCGGCAGGCCGAGGCCAGCAGGGGGCTGCCGCGGTTCATCGGGCGGTGGCAGGCGTTCCTGTTCTTCCCTCTGCTCACGCTCGAAGGCGTGAACCTCAAGGTGTCGAGCTTCCGCGCGCTGCGCCGCGCGTCGCTGAAGAACCGGGGGACCGAGGGGGCGCTGCTGGTGGCGCACGTGGTGGCGTACCTGGCGGCGGTGTTCGTGGTGCTGCCGCTGCCGATGGCGCTGCTGTTCGTGGCCGTGCACCAGGCCTGCTACGGCGTCTACCTCGGTTGCACGTTCGCGCCGAACCACAAGGGCATGCCGGTGCTCACCGCCGAGGACGAGCTGGACTTCCTCCGCAAGCAGGTGCTGACCTCCCGCAACGTGCGCGGCGGGCGCGTGGTCAACACCGCGCTCGGGGGGCTGAACTTCCAGATCGAGCACCACCTGTTCCCCAGCATGCCCACCGCGAACCTGCGCAAGGCGCAGCCCATCGTGCGCGACTACTGCGCCTCGCTCGGCGTGGACTACGTCGAGTGCGGGCTGCTGGAGTCATGGGGGCAGGCGCTGCGCCACCTGCACGAGGTGGGCCGGCCGCTGCGCGAGGTCAGGCCGTGA